One genomic window of Terriglobales bacterium includes the following:
- a CDS encoding GMC family oxidoreductase, protein MNRLSFDIVIVGSGAGGGTVAQELSGLCRKGARIAVLEKGPKLALEEFTGNELEMSQALYEDGGGFMTAERTMTLAFGSAYGGSTVVYTGTSLPPPDRILRRWNVPGISLEDLEPRVRKFMAANNVHLLEESAINTNNRLFAEGCRRLNYDVKQFPVNVRGCRGSSLCNLGCPNQAKLGTHRVQLPDAERNGVAVITRCEVLRIGDRNLSVRVSAKAPGAKGEPSPWEPGDYEISAKLIIVCGGAVNTPALLMRSGFDRKLPRLGHGFTCHPAFIMVGEHPQPITNFVGHPKSFYLDQFAETDRFLLETCMYFPVVTAKAMAGFGEEHSHFMKAFPRLQMILVLACDQAMPHNRITIDSQGRPVVHYSFTPEVVRGLCRGAVTSARIFFAAGARRVHMPIGRMTVAAEDMDALGSLADGNGFKPGKVPVSAAHLQGGCGMGRAAQDSVTDGYGRVHGVPWLYVADSSLFPNSIEINPYLTIMALADRVAEHVWENAPNLL, encoded by the coding sequence TTGAATCGCCTCAGCTTCGACATCGTGATTGTCGGCTCGGGCGCCGGCGGAGGCACGGTGGCGCAGGAGTTGTCAGGGCTGTGTCGTAAGGGCGCGCGCATCGCCGTGCTCGAGAAGGGGCCGAAACTCGCTCTCGAAGAGTTCACCGGCAATGAGCTCGAGATGTCCCAGGCGCTTTACGAAGATGGCGGTGGATTCATGACCGCGGAGCGCACGATGACGCTGGCCTTCGGCTCGGCCTATGGCGGATCCACCGTGGTCTATACCGGCACTTCCCTTCCTCCTCCCGATCGCATCCTGCGGCGCTGGAACGTTCCCGGCATCAGCCTGGAGGACCTCGAGCCGCGGGTACGGAAATTCATGGCGGCCAATAACGTGCATCTCCTCGAAGAGAGCGCGATCAACACCAACAATCGTCTCTTCGCCGAGGGGTGCCGCCGACTGAACTACGATGTGAAGCAGTTTCCGGTCAATGTGCGTGGCTGCCGCGGTTCCAGCCTCTGCAATCTCGGCTGCCCCAATCAGGCCAAACTTGGGACCCACCGGGTCCAACTGCCTGATGCCGAGAGGAACGGCGTTGCGGTGATTACCCGCTGCGAGGTGCTGCGGATCGGCGACCGGAATCTGTCGGTGCGGGTCTCTGCGAAGGCGCCTGGAGCAAAGGGCGAGCCCTCGCCATGGGAGCCCGGCGACTATGAGATCTCCGCCAAGCTGATCATCGTCTGTGGCGGCGCGGTCAACACCCCCGCACTCCTGATGCGCTCCGGTTTCGACCGGAAGCTGCCCAGGCTGGGCCACGGGTTCACTTGTCATCCCGCCTTCATCATGGTGGGCGAGCATCCCCAGCCCATCACCAACTTCGTCGGTCACCCCAAGAGCTTCTACCTCGATCAGTTCGCGGAGACCGACCGCTTCCTGCTCGAGACTTGCATGTACTTTCCCGTCGTCACGGCCAAGGCGATGGCCGGCTTCGGAGAAGAGCACAGCCATTTCATGAAGGCTTTTCCTCGCCTGCAGATGATCCTGGTGCTGGCATGCGACCAGGCGATGCCTCACAACCGCATCACGATCGATTCGCAGGGGAGACCCGTAGTCCATTACAGTTTCACCCCTGAAGTCGTTCGCGGGCTTTGTCGTGGCGCGGTCACATCCGCAAGGATCTTCTTCGCTGCCGGCGCCCGACGGGTCCACATGCCCATAGGAAGGATGACAGTCGCGGCCGAAGACATGGACGCCTTGGGGAGCCTGGCAGACGGCAACGGCTTCAAGCCAGGGAAAGTTCCGGTCTCGGCAGCGCACCTGCAGGGCGGCTGCGGCATGGGAAGGGCCGCTCAAGACTCAGTGACCGACGGATATGGTCGCGTACACGGGGTCCCGTGGCTTTATGTCGCCGACTCCAGCCTCTTTCCCAATTCCATCGAGATCAATCCTTACCTGACGATCATGGCTCTGGCGGACCGCGTCGCCGAACATGTCTGGGAGAACGCTCCGAACCTGCTATGA
- a CDS encoding DUF1223 domain-containing protein: MKQILFFLVVAAIVSTGGELSAAERVPVVVELFTSEGCSSCPPADALLASLARDRSDSVEIIALGEHVDYWNELGWKDRFSAHQYSARQEDYARHFGLGSVYTPQMVIDGRRQFVGNDQAKAREVIVAASRSKKSVEVTLELKGDVLNIAVKQNGTSSAVVLLAITEDNLTTEVRAGENGGRRLTHQAVVRSLRQIGMLNGMAFAASEGLQLNPGWARSNLRVLVLAQDPASGAIVGAAALNLR; the protein is encoded by the coding sequence ATGAAGCAGATTCTGTTTTTTCTTGTTGTCGCCGCGATCGTCTCAACTGGTGGTGAACTGAGCGCCGCTGAAAGGGTCCCCGTAGTCGTGGAGCTGTTCACCTCGGAGGGATGCTCCAGCTGCCCCCCTGCCGACGCGCTGCTGGCTTCCCTTGCCCGCGACCGCTCCGACAGCGTCGAGATCATCGCGCTCGGTGAGCACGTGGACTATTGGAACGAGCTCGGCTGGAAGGACCGCTTCTCCGCGCACCAGTACAGCGCGCGCCAGGAAGATTACGCCCGCCACTTCGGCCTGGGTTCCGTGTACACGCCGCAGATGGTCATCGATGGCCGCCGGCAATTTGTGGGAAACGACCAGGCGAAAGCGCGGGAGGTCATCGTCGCAGCCAGCCGGTCGAAGAAATCGGTCGAAGTCACGCTGGAGCTAAAGGGCGATGTCTTGAACATTGCGGTCAAACAGAACGGCACCAGCTCGGCTGTTGTCCTGCTGGCGATCACCGAAGACAACCTGACCACCGAGGTTCGCGCGGGCGAGAATGGAGGCCGCCGGTTGACCCACCAGGCGGTCGTCCGATCCCTGCGCCAGATTGGCATGCTCAACGGCATGGCTTTTGCCGCAAGTGAGGGGCTCCAGCTCAATCCTGGGTGGGCGAGGTCTAACTTGAGGGTTCTAGTGCTGGCCCAGGATCCCGCGTCTGGAGCGATCGTCGGCGCTGCCGCCCTGAATCTCCGGTGA
- a CDS encoding PAS domain S-box protein: MTGKHKVDEPGKVNEINRRAEPSGGDLFRDLVEHSQDLICTHDLTGRLLSMNPLPARLLGYEVEELLARPMRGFLAPEFRDQFDDYLKRIQENGADAGVMVLQTRSGERRVWEYHNTLRTDGPTPVVRGMAHDITERHRAEVALRKSEERFRVALKNSPTVVFHQDRDLRYTWINTPTLPWADEECIGRSDAEIIGGEEGARISWIKQGVLDRGAGAREEISITARGEERYFDLTVEPLRNSAGATVGITCACSDITPLKRLLQERERLIATLQNTLEKVKLLTGMLATCAYCKKIRDDQGVWHVLEAYIQDHSEASFTHGICPDCVQKHYPAIPQAKLPT, from the coding sequence ATGACTGGCAAGCACAAAGTCGACGAGCCGGGTAAAGTCAACGAGATCAACCGTCGGGCGGAGCCATCAGGCGGAGACCTGTTCCGCGACCTGGTGGAGCACAGCCAGGACCTGATCTGCACTCACGATCTGACGGGAAGATTGCTCTCCATGAATCCCCTTCCCGCCCGCCTGCTGGGCTATGAGGTCGAGGAGTTGCTGGCGCGGCCCATGCGGGGGTTCCTGGCCCCGGAGTTTCGCGACCAGTTCGACGACTACCTGAAGCGGATCCAGGAGAACGGGGCCGATGCCGGAGTGATGGTACTGCAGACGCGGTCGGGCGAGCGCCGGGTCTGGGAGTACCACAACACCCTGCGCACCGACGGCCCCACGCCGGTGGTGCGCGGCATGGCGCACGACATCACCGAGCGTCACCGGGCGGAGGTAGCGCTGCGCAAGAGCGAGGAGCGCTTCCGGGTCGCGCTCAAGAATTCGCCTACCGTGGTCTTCCACCAGGACCGCGACCTGCGCTACACCTGGATCAATACTCCCACGCTGCCTTGGGCGGACGAGGAGTGCATCGGGCGCAGCGATGCCGAGATCATCGGCGGCGAGGAAGGCGCCCGGATCAGCTGGATCAAGCAGGGCGTGCTGGACCGCGGGGCGGGCGCGCGGGAGGAGATCAGCATCACGGCCCGGGGCGAAGAGCGCTACTTTGACCTGACGGTGGAGCCGCTGCGCAACAGCGCCGGGGCGACGGTCGGGATCACCTGCGCCTGCTCGGACATCACTCCGCTCAAGCGCCTGCTGCAGGAACGCGAGCGGCTGATCGCCACTCTTCAGAACACCCTGGAAAAGGTGAAGCTGCTCACCGGGATGCTGGCGACCTGTGCCTACTGCAAGAAGATCCGGGACGACCAAGGCGTGTGGCACGTGCTGGAGGCCTACATCCAGGACCACTCCGAGGCTTCATTCACCCACGGGATCTGCCCCGACTGCGTGCAGAAGCACTATCCGGCCATCCCCCAGGCCAAGCTTCCCACTTGA
- a CDS encoding PhoU domain-containing protein, whose product MRRSPMARAEREDQNPRPARVHSPSELTDLVLHACLVTKDAVFNVSSLLANGSGMAVLAVKDCEYDLDRCERFIDEHIPVAITQVNEAQARQLLTCLKFITDLERIGDLMQWVAQAAQRCHPRLSKRDVSPLLQMAQALEKMLQSVHTAFVSRDAALAESVIKADKTIDEVRHTLFRKCLHQDARSNPSRVISLLLMGQAIERAGDHAKNLGEELVHLFEGRSLRHVSAGPTGRGRNLSEL is encoded by the coding sequence ATGCGGCGTTCTCCGATGGCGCGTGCCGAGCGGGAAGACCAAAACCCGCGTCCGGCCCGGGTGCACTCCCCCTCGGAACTCACCGACCTGGTCCTTCATGCCTGCCTGGTCACCAAGGACGCCGTGTTCAACGTCAGCAGCCTGCTGGCCAACGGTTCCGGGATGGCGGTCCTGGCGGTGAAAGACTGCGAATACGACCTCGACCGCTGCGAACGGTTCATCGACGAGCACATCCCGGTGGCCATCACCCAGGTGAATGAGGCGCAGGCTCGGCAGTTGCTGACTTGCCTGAAGTTCATCACCGATCTGGAGCGTATCGGCGACCTGATGCAATGGGTGGCGCAGGCCGCGCAGCGTTGCCACCCCAGGCTCAGCAAGCGGGACGTGTCCCCGCTGCTGCAGATGGCACAAGCCCTGGAGAAGATGCTCCAGTCTGTCCATACCGCCTTCGTCAGTCGCGACGCGGCGCTGGCGGAATCTGTGATCAAAGCCGACAAGACTATTGACGAGGTGCGGCACACCCTCTTCCGCAAGTGCCTCCATCAGGATGCTCGCAGCAATCCTTCGCGCGTCATCAGCCTGCTACTGATGGGGCAGGCCATCGAGAGGGCGGGCGACCACGCCAAGAACCTGGGCGAAGAGCTCGTGCACTTGTTCGAGGGGCGCAGCCTGCGCCACGTCTCCGCAGGGCCCACCGGACGCGGCCGCAACTTGAGTGAATTGTGA
- a CDS encoding STAS domain-containing protein — protein sequence MPADQLQIRTSLGTRDGQKIVRLSGPLTIATLFGFQELVRSDKSTGLILDFSEVPYVDSAGLGSVLGAYVSRQKDGRKLALVGVSERVMNVFKLTRVDQFFSFHPSIPAAEQALEDSSQAVEG from the coding sequence ATGCCGGCCGATCAACTGCAGATACGCACATCGTTGGGAACACGAGACGGGCAAAAGATCGTCCGGCTAAGCGGGCCCCTGACCATTGCCACCTTATTCGGCTTCCAAGAGTTGGTTCGGTCCGACAAGTCGACCGGGCTCATCCTGGACTTTTCGGAAGTACCCTACGTGGACTCCGCCGGGCTGGGCTCGGTGCTGGGCGCCTACGTTTCCCGCCAAAAAGACGGACGAAAGCTGGCCCTGGTCGGGGTCAGCGAGCGGGTGATGAACGTCTTCAAGCTCACCCGGGTGGACCAATTCTTCAGTTTCCATCCCAGTATTCCCGCGGCGGAGCAGGCCCTCGAGGATTCGAGTCAGGCGGTAGAGGGATAG